From Clavelina lepadiformis chromosome 9, kaClaLepa1.1, whole genome shotgun sequence, the proteins below share one genomic window:
- the LOC143470995 gene encoding E3 ubiquitin-protein ligase TRIM32-like isoform X1 — protein MEDEVAYYSAVSSDHEEDPYSEIGLNSVASGMPIDGYVEYNYEVAYCLYVKFATRAEILGKLTFCMYFYHCGRQVSTSHCLLIHVGRKGRGPGQFGGWIQHFTVSHDGKTLYACDVFNKRIQLIDLANRKPIHAFPSNMAGFKFQARGISVLRNGNLCINCVGFDGTSRIGIFTPEGRVVSNFGQGTIGSSCAMTVDSMDRITVMDRRRMQITTCSRDGKILGTFHPQIQGDVLRLGSDNRGRIIVPNHLDNSVIVFEPNGRAVYKIKPAYGSGHSFKYPGAVACDADDNILVCDVGNHKVTQFSSEGVFRTTLLSQKQHGLWRPHDIVATPQGNVLLSEVSQTYIKIFCFSARRY, from the exons ATGGAAGACGAAGTAGCGTACTACTCTGCAGTTTCTAGCGATCATGAAGAAGACCCTTACAGCGAAATAGGCTTGAATTCTGTAGCATCCGGTATGCCTATTGACGGATACGTGGAGTACAACTACGAGGTGGCGTATTGCCTATATGTCAAATTTGCAACTAGAGCAGAAATATTAGGGAAGCTGACATTCTGCATGTATTTTTATCACTGCGGTAGACAAGTGTCCACGAGTCACTGCCTGCTTATTCAC GTTGGCCGAAAAGGCAGAGGACCTGGACAATTCGGGGGTTGGATCCAACACTTCACTGTAAGCCACGATGGAAAGACTTTATACGCTTGCGACGTGTTTAACAAACGGATTCAATTAATCGATTTGGCGAATAGAAAACCCAT ACATGCATTTCCATCGAACATGGCAGGTTTCAAATTTCAAGCTCGTGGTATCAGCGTTCTACGCAACGGAAACCTTTGCATCAATTGCGTGGGTTTTGATGGTACGTCACGAATTGGCATATTTACCCCGGAAGGACGTGTTGTCAGCAATTTTGGTCAAGGAACTATCGGGTCGTCCTGTGCAATGACAGTTGATAGTATGGATAGGATCACAGTGATGGACAG ACGAAGAATGCAAATTACCACCTGTTCCCGAGACGGCAAGATATTAGGAACGTTCCACCCGCAAATACAAGGTGACGTCTTGCGCTTAGGATCCGATAATCGTGGAAGAATCATCGTACCCAATCATCTTGACAATTCTGTGATCGTATTCGAGCCGAACGGCAGAGCTGTCTACAAAATAAAGCCAGCATATGGTTCGGGTCATAGTTTTAAATATCCCGGGGCAGTTGCGTGCGATGCTGACGACAATATTCTGGTTTGCGATGTCGGGAATCACAAGGTCACTCAATTTTCATCCGAAGGAGTTTTCCGCACCACTCTTCTATCGCAGAAGCAACATGGACTCTGGCGTCCTCATGACATAGTGGCCACGCCACAAGGAAACGTTCTTTTAAGCGAAGTGTCGCAAACTTATATTAAAATCTTCTGCTTCTCAGCCAGAAGATATTAA
- the LOC143470996 gene encoding zinc finger protein 346-like isoform X2 — translation MAYLKSLYESDTHGDDFTKDIFSTEYGPLGISGFNCDGKEVGNRLVIESSTGDADDPDNLFLPSYCKVCDATLAGNEQTNAHYQSEKHQKKVRNYFLIKVGAKKVHPLHQQDRVERKEDLQNCSKMEYCSLCGCELSSTIVARTHYAGKKHAKKLKEKAAFDALADTSVNWERCNTCSVDLNSKQQYLLHISTAKHKANVEKELTASDRMRALARRREEIETQISEDVAKRRLLETELLEIDSQFKTQKVKY, via the exons ATGGCTTACCTGAAATCATTGTATGAATCGGATACTCATGGtgatgattttacaaaagacaTATTTTCGACGGAGTATGGACCTCTTGGAATATCTGGTTTTAATTGTGATGGAAAAGAAGTTGGAA ATCGTTTAGTAATTGAGTCTTCCACTGGCGATGCTGATGACCCAGATAATCTTTTTCTTCCAAGCTATTGCAAAGTGTGTGATGCTACGCTTGCTGGCaatgaacaaacaaatgcCCATTACCAG AGTGAAAAACACCAGAAAAAAGTCCGCAATTACTTCTTAATAAAAGTGGGTGCAAAAAAAGTTCACCCACTGCATCAGCAAGATCGAGTTGAGAGAAAG GAAGACTTGCAGAACTGCAGCAAAATGGAGTATTGCTCACTGTGTGGATGTGAACTTTCTTCAACTATTGTTGCAAGGACTCACTATGCTGgaaaaaaacatgcaaaaaaattgaaggAAAAAGCGGCATTTGATG CTCTAGCAGACACCTCAGTTAACTGGGAAAGATGCAACACTTGCTCTGTAGACCTAAACTCAAAACAGCAATATTTGCTTCATATATCAACGGCTAAACATAAGGCAAATGTTGAAAAGGAATTGACTGCTAGTGATAGAATGCGGGCATTGGCTAGAAG ACGTGAAGAAATCGAAACTCAAATATCGGAAGACGTCGCCAAACGAAGATTGCTCGAGACCGAATTACTGGAAATTGACAGTcaatttaaaacacaaaaggttaaatattga
- the LOC143470996 gene encoding zinc finger matrin-type protein 4-like isoform X1 — protein MAYLKSLYESDTHGDDFTKDIFSTEYGPLGISGFNCDGKEVGTYCYMCDVLLESPSLSFAHFSGKKHATKLRQYKSLQNRLVIESSTGDADDPDNLFLPSYCKVCDATLAGNEQTNAHYQSEKHQKKVRNYFLIKVGAKKVHPLHQQDRVERKEDLQNCSKMEYCSLCGCELSSTIVARTHYAGKKHAKKLKEKAAFDALADTSVNWERCNTCSVDLNSKQQYLLHISTAKHKANVEKELTASDRMRALARRREEIETQISEDVAKRRLLETELLEIDSQFKTQKVKY, from the exons ATGGCTTACCTGAAATCATTGTATGAATCGGATACTCATGGtgatgattttacaaaagacaTATTTTCGACGGAGTATGGACCTCTTGGAATATCTGGTTTTAATTGTGATGGAAAAGAAGTTGGAA cTTACTGCTATATGTGTGATGTTTTGTTGGAATCGCCATCACTCAGTTTTGCTCATTTCTCTGGCAAAAAACATGCAACAAAGCTACGTCAGTACAAAAGCTTGCAAA ATCGTTTAGTAATTGAGTCTTCCACTGGCGATGCTGATGACCCAGATAATCTTTTTCTTCCAAGCTATTGCAAAGTGTGTGATGCTACGCTTGCTGGCaatgaacaaacaaatgcCCATTACCAG AGTGAAAAACACCAGAAAAAAGTCCGCAATTACTTCTTAATAAAAGTGGGTGCAAAAAAAGTTCACCCACTGCATCAGCAAGATCGAGTTGAGAGAAAG GAAGACTTGCAGAACTGCAGCAAAATGGAGTATTGCTCACTGTGTGGATGTGAACTTTCTTCAACTATTGTTGCAAGGACTCACTATGCTGgaaaaaaacatgcaaaaaaattgaaggAAAAAGCGGCATTTGATG CTCTAGCAGACACCTCAGTTAACTGGGAAAGATGCAACACTTGCTCTGTAGACCTAAACTCAAAACAGCAATATTTGCTTCATATATCAACGGCTAAACATAAGGCAAATGTTGAAAAGGAATTGACTGCTAGTGATAGAATGCGGGCATTGGCTAGAAG ACGTGAAGAAATCGAAACTCAAATATCGGAAGACGTCGCCAAACGAAGATTGCTCGAGACCGAATTACTGGAAATTGACAGTcaatttaaaacacaaaaggttaaatattga
- the LOC143470995 gene encoding E3 ubiquitin-protein ligase TRIM32-like isoform X2 — protein sequence MEDEVAYYSAVSSDHEEDPYSEIGLNSVASGMPIDGYVEYNYEVGRKGRGPGQFGGWIQHFTVSHDGKTLYACDVFNKRIQLIDLANRKPIHAFPSNMAGFKFQARGISVLRNGNLCINCVGFDGTSRIGIFTPEGRVVSNFGQGTIGSSCAMTVDSMDRITVMDRRRMQITTCSRDGKILGTFHPQIQGDVLRLGSDNRGRIIVPNHLDNSVIVFEPNGRAVYKIKPAYGSGHSFKYPGAVACDADDNILVCDVGNHKVTQFSSEGVFRTTLLSQKQHGLWRPHDIVATPQGNVLLSEVSQTYIKIFCFSARRY from the exons ATGGAAGACGAAGTAGCGTACTACTCTGCAGTTTCTAGCGATCATGAAGAAGACCCTTACAGCGAAATAGGCTTGAATTCTGTAGCATCCGGTATGCCTATTGACGGATACGTGGAGTACAACTACGAG GTTGGCCGAAAAGGCAGAGGACCTGGACAATTCGGGGGTTGGATCCAACACTTCACTGTAAGCCACGATGGAAAGACTTTATACGCTTGCGACGTGTTTAACAAACGGATTCAATTAATCGATTTGGCGAATAGAAAACCCAT ACATGCATTTCCATCGAACATGGCAGGTTTCAAATTTCAAGCTCGTGGTATCAGCGTTCTACGCAACGGAAACCTTTGCATCAATTGCGTGGGTTTTGATGGTACGTCACGAATTGGCATATTTACCCCGGAAGGACGTGTTGTCAGCAATTTTGGTCAAGGAACTATCGGGTCGTCCTGTGCAATGACAGTTGATAGTATGGATAGGATCACAGTGATGGACAG ACGAAGAATGCAAATTACCACCTGTTCCCGAGACGGCAAGATATTAGGAACGTTCCACCCGCAAATACAAGGTGACGTCTTGCGCTTAGGATCCGATAATCGTGGAAGAATCATCGTACCCAATCATCTTGACAATTCTGTGATCGTATTCGAGCCGAACGGCAGAGCTGTCTACAAAATAAAGCCAGCATATGGTTCGGGTCATAGTTTTAAATATCCCGGGGCAGTTGCGTGCGATGCTGACGACAATATTCTGGTTTGCGATGTCGGGAATCACAAGGTCACTCAATTTTCATCCGAAGGAGTTTTCCGCACCACTCTTCTATCGCAGAAGCAACATGGACTCTGGCGTCCTCATGACATAGTGGCCACGCCACAAGGAAACGTTCTTTTAAGCGAAGTGTCGCAAACTTATATTAAAATCTTCTGCTTCTCAGCCAGAAGATATTAA
- the LOC143470301 gene encoding zinc finger TRAF-type-containing protein 1-A-like isoform X2 yields MAEHDCPSTSNEKTEDEVPPAKKIKVIADHKKEKLEERLNYILSCTVCLDLPSSVCMQCCHGHLMCVGCYHHLLADGRLKDEQATCPSCRVDITRGSCIRNLAVEKAISELPVQCSFCSGVFSRSNITLHERCECNERVVKCRFKQLGCHWSGPAHELDRHVDSCSHSMKSPTELLQCLNSINSQQQDQAFVTAVEQHPSNPTLSAERGLTYQLLLKSKISEPLEIDILLLRAPYDDVIIEAKPCYTRFTSDITESTLEPLKTRDVNRLLGSKVINIRLFMFQHKR; encoded by the exons ATGGCTGAGCATGATTGTCCCAGTACTTCGAATGAGAAAACTGAAGACGAAGTACCACCAGCTAAGAAAATTAAAGTAATAGCAGACCATAAGAAGGAAAAACTTGAAGAACGTTTGAACTATATTTTAAGTTGCACC GTGTGCCTAGACCTCCCAAGTTCTGTGTGTATGCAGTGCTGCCATGGTCACCTAATGTGTGTTGGCTGCTACCATCATCTTCTGGCTGATGGTCGCCTAAAAGATGAGCAG GCAACTTGCCCATCTTGCAGAGTTGACATCACTCGTGGGTCTTGCATTCGAAATTTGGCCGTAGAAAAAGCTATTTCTGAACTACCAGTGCAGTGTTCTTTCTGCTCTGGAGTATTTTCCAGAAGCAATATAACACTGCATGAACGTTGTGAATGTAATGAAAGAGTAGTAAAGTGCAG GTTTAAACAGCTGGGCTGCCACTGGTCAGGACCAGCACATGAACTTGATAGACACGTGGACAGCTGTAGTCACTCAATGAAATCCCCAACTGAACTTTTGCAGTGTTTGAATTCAATTAACAGTCAACAGCAGGATCAA GCCTTTGTTACGGCGGTGGAACAGCACCCATCTAATCCCACACTATCAGCAGAAAGAGGACTAACATATCAGCTACTTCTAAAATCAAAG ATATCAGAGCCGTTGGAAATAGATATCTTGTTGCTACGGGCCCCatatgatgatgtcattatTGAAGCCAAGCCTTGCTACACACGTTTTACTTCAGATATTACCGAATCAACTCTTGAACCACTTAAAACTCGAGATGTGAATCGACTTTTGGGCTCAAAAGTTATTAATATTAGGCTCTTCATGTTTCAACATAAGCGataa
- the LOC143470301 gene encoding zinc finger TRAF-type-containing protein 1-A-like isoform X1: MAEHDCPSTSNEKTEDEVPPAKKIKVIADHKKEKLEERLNYILSCTVCLDLPSSVCMQCCHGHLMCVGCYHHLLADGRLKDEQATCPSCRVDITRGSCIRNLAVEKAISELPVQCSFCSGVFSRSNITLHERCECNERVVKCRFKQLGCHWSGPAHELDRHVDSCSHSMKSPTELLQCLNSINSQQQDQISAFNNIMNLLSCEHISYTEVQLRPYRTDDFVTKLFYESNRFHLLGQTWAVKAFVTAVEQHPSNPTLSAERGLTYQLLLKSKISEPLEIDILLLRAPYDDVIIEAKPCYTRFTSDITESTLEPLKTRDVNRLLGSKVINIRLFMFQHKR, from the exons ATGGCTGAGCATGATTGTCCCAGTACTTCGAATGAGAAAACTGAAGACGAAGTACCACCAGCTAAGAAAATTAAAGTAATAGCAGACCATAAGAAGGAAAAACTTGAAGAACGTTTGAACTATATTTTAAGTTGCACC GTGTGCCTAGACCTCCCAAGTTCTGTGTGTATGCAGTGCTGCCATGGTCACCTAATGTGTGTTGGCTGCTACCATCATCTTCTGGCTGATGGTCGCCTAAAAGATGAGCAG GCAACTTGCCCATCTTGCAGAGTTGACATCACTCGTGGGTCTTGCATTCGAAATTTGGCCGTAGAAAAAGCTATTTCTGAACTACCAGTGCAGTGTTCTTTCTGCTCTGGAGTATTTTCCAGAAGCAATATAACACTGCATGAACGTTGTGAATGTAATGAAAGAGTAGTAAAGTGCAG GTTTAAACAGCTGGGCTGCCACTGGTCAGGACCAGCACATGAACTTGATAGACACGTGGACAGCTGTAGTCACTCAATGAAATCCCCAACTGAACTTTTGCAGTGTTTGAATTCAATTAACAGTCAACAGCAGGATCAA ATATCTGCTTTTAACAATATAATGAACCTGCTCAGCTGCGAACACATATCATACACAGAAGTACAGCTAAGACCATATCGGACAGACGATTTTGTCACTAAGCTTTTTTATGAGTCAAACAGATTCCATTTGTTGGGACAGACATGGGCAGTAAAG GCCTTTGTTACGGCGGTGGAACAGCACCCATCTAATCCCACACTATCAGCAGAAAGAGGACTAACATATCAGCTACTTCTAAAATCAAAG ATATCAGAGCCGTTGGAAATAGATATCTTGTTGCTACGGGCCCCatatgatgatgtcattatTGAAGCCAAGCCTTGCTACACACGTTTTACTTCAGATATTACCGAATCAACTCTTGAACCACTTAAAACTCGAGATGTGAATCGACTTTTGGGCTCAAAAGTTATTAATATTAGGCTCTTCATGTTTCAACATAAGCGataa